Within the Nitrosococcus wardiae genome, the region CTTCGGAAAGACGCTGGCCATAGGCCGTTTCGATAATTTCTTTCGCCTCTTCGCTGGGGAAGGGCGCCACGCGATCTTGCAGTAAAGTGAGTTCTTCAGCGATATCGTCGGCTAATAGATCCCGGCGAGTGGATAACAGTTGGCCGAATTTGACGAAGATAGGCCCAAGATCTTCCAGGGTATGGCGGATTCGTACTCCCCGTGGTGCAGTAGTGGCAGTTTTACGCCAGTACCCGGGGGTAATGTACATCAAAAATCGTAAGGGACGAAACAGACGTGTGGCGAGGATAACCTCATCCAATCCGTGGCGCAGCAGGGTCCAATTAATATACGCTAAGCGCAGAAACTGACGAATTAAATTCATGGCTGCTGCTGTAATCGTTGAACGCGCGCTTCCAATCGCTCTAAATCGGCCCGAAGAGCGTCGATGGTATCGAGAAAGGGGGCGACTTCGCTACGATCAGGCAGCAATCGGGCTTCTTCGCGTAAGTATTCCGCTAGATCTTGACCGAGGACTCTGGTGGCCTGTTGGCTCCAAGCCCTAAAGCTCCGTATCCCATTCCCGATTTGATGGGCCAAAATATCTCCCGTATAGCGTGACAATAATTCTTCCCAGTCGAGGTCAAGGTTCTGGAGCAGCGTTCTGAGTTGCCGACCAAGTTCTACATCGCCGTGGATTTGTATCTCACCGGCAAGCAAGAGGCTAGAATCGGCGGGAGCAGCCGCCATCCGTAAAAGACCCAGAGGCGTGCCTGAGAGGGTCGCCGTTGGGGGCAAATCGCTGGAGGTATCCAAAGAGATGCCGTCAGCGGTCGGCTCAACGAAAATTTGCAAATCCAGACCGCGAAGCTCCACGGCAATGCAGCGACCTGACAGGGCGGCCACCCGGGCCAAGCTATCAGGATCAAGACGTAAAGAGGCGTTAATCGAGGCCTCAAAGGGGGCTAGTAAAATAGAGGGCACATACACGGTGTGGTGTCCTATGGGTCCCAGGCCTATATAAGGATAATGAAAAACATTGCTTGGTAATAAAAACTTAGGGCAACCGTCCTGACCCCATCGGGTCAGTATTTATAGCCTCTATGGAGGGCAACGATGCCCTGGCTTAAGTTATGAAAATCACAGTAATCGAATCCT harbors:
- a CDS encoding ubiquinone biosynthesis accessory factor UbiJ; this translates as MYVPSILLAPFEASINASLRLDPDSLARVAALSGRCIAVELRGLDLQIFVEPTADGISLDTSSDLPPTATLSGTPLGLLRMAAAPADSSLLLAGEIQIHGDVELGRQLRTLLQNLDLDWEELLSRYTGDILAHQIGNGIRSFRAWSQQATRVLGQDLAEYLREEARLLPDRSEVAPFLDTIDALRADLERLEARVQRLQQQP